Proteins co-encoded in one Metabacillus sp. KUDC1714 genomic window:
- a CDS encoding small multi-drug export protein translates to MFISYFLVFLLAAIPLFELVTVVPLAIIGGLSPVPVAILGFLGNLVTILLLVVFVDKVKGWMKARKQKRVGLREVEGGEAQGIDEALSEKDSKKQKRARSLFDKYGLPGLTIFGPLLVGSHISAFMAMCFGSKRSLVTGWMITSLVIWTVVSTIAASSGVTFFAPDVEQNGFLVRIFQ, encoded by the coding sequence ATGTTTATATCTTATTTTTTGGTATTTCTGTTAGCGGCAATACCATTGTTTGAGCTAGTTACTGTAGTTCCGTTGGCGATTATTGGTGGATTATCACCAGTACCTGTAGCAATACTAGGATTTTTAGGGAATCTAGTAACAATCCTGCTTTTGGTCGTCTTTGTTGATAAAGTCAAAGGGTGGATGAAAGCAAGAAAACAGAAGCGAGTAGGTTTGAGAGAGGTCGAAGGAGGAGAGGCCCAGGGTATTGATGAGGCACTATCTGAAAAGGATTCCAAAAAGCAAAAACGAGCAAGGTCTCTTTTTGACAAATATGGTTTACCAGGGTTAACAATATTCGGTCCACTTCTTGTAGGTTCTCATATTTCTGCTTTTATGGCTATGTGCTTTGGATCGAAAAGAAGTTTAGTAACAGGCTGGATGATTACTAGTTTAGTAATATGGACAGTTGTATCAACTATTGCTGCTAGTTCAGGTGTGACTTTTTTTGCTCCAGATGTAGAACAGAACGGATTTCTTGTCCGAATATTTCAATGA
- a CDS encoding 8-amino-7-oxononanoate synthase, translating into MKKFILLLAALLFVVLITVTPANAAYLSEHDKYIEVSYEDARYIADLLGLKGIPLGDQTATMSFDIQENAIKTIENRLDTEIDHYYIWLTINGQPVLGIDPPVPMF; encoded by the coding sequence ATGAAAAAGTTCATACTTTTACTTGCTGCTTTATTATTTGTTGTTCTTATAACAGTAACACCGGCAAATGCAGCATATCTATCTGAGCATGATAAATATATTGAGGTATCTTACGAGGATGCTAGATATATTGCTGATTTACTAGGATTAAAAGGAATTCCGCTTGGTGATCAAACAGCTACGATGAGTTTTGATATTCAAGAAAATGCGATCAAAACAATTGAAAATCGTTTAGATACTGAAATCGATCACTATTATATTTGGTTAACAATTAATGGGCAACCAGTTCTAGGAATTGACCCACCGGTACCGATGTTTTAA
- a CDS encoding YjcZ family sporulation protein, with protein MGGEGGYGYGAGFALIVVLFILLIIIGASYMGY; from the coding sequence ATGGGTGGCGAAGGTGGTTACGGATACGGAGCAGGATTTGCTCTAATCGTCGTTTTATTTATTCTTTTAATTATTATTGGTGCATCTTATATGGGTTATTAA
- the ric gene encoding iron-sulfur cluster repair di-iron protein — protein sequence MNNQKFDRTTSIGEIVAAFPQSSDFFKKYKIDFCCGGTRSLEQAISERKLKEEEFLEELEQFYLKNIRSVAETDWRTVQSEELVNHIISIHHQYAASEVKQMTPYVNKVALVHGDKHPHLKTVLTLFNELKSEIDEHFKKEETVAFPEIIKHEKNKTEQSLKELTPIIQSLVAEHDQAGKILKKIREITHDYLLPSDACGTYRLVYNRLEMLEDDMFQHIHLENNILFPRYMC from the coding sequence ATGAATAATCAAAAATTTGATCGCACTACAAGTATAGGTGAAATAGTTGCAGCGTTCCCTCAATCCAGTGACTTTTTCAAAAAATATAAAATAGATTTTTGTTGCGGAGGAACACGTTCTCTTGAACAGGCAATTTCTGAAAGGAAATTAAAAGAGGAAGAATTTTTAGAAGAACTAGAGCAATTTTATCTAAAGAACATCCGCTCAGTTGCTGAAACCGATTGGAGAACAGTTCAATCAGAAGAACTTGTTAATCATATCATTTCTATACATCATCAATATGCCGCATCAGAAGTAAAACAAATGACGCCATATGTAAATAAAGTTGCTCTTGTTCACGGTGATAAGCATCCACATCTTAAAACGGTATTAACACTTTTTAATGAGTTAAAAAGTGAAATTGATGAGCACTTTAAAAAAGAAGAAACAGTTGCATTCCCAGAAATAATAAAACACGAAAAAAATAAAACAGAGCAGTCTCTAAAAGAACTAACTCCTATCATCCAGTCTTTAGTTGCTGAACATGATCAAGCTGGGAAGATTTTAAAAAAAATTCGTGAAATCACTCATGATTATTTATTGCCTTCTGATGCATGTGGCACATATCGGTTGGTTTATAATCGTCTTGAAATGTTAGAGGATGATATGTTTCAACACATCCACCTTGAAAATAATATCCTTTTTCCAAGGTATATGTGTTAA
- a CDS encoding YitT family protein, with translation MNLLKKLIFVLIGLIITSLGIKLLSDSLLTFGGTAGIATILTYVTNVPWGVLFFIVNLPFFIISIQELGKWFTISSLLSITGISFIREWFDLVIPAFEINIVIASIISGLLIGFGVTFVLNNGSSLGGIHILGLYIDKKFSINRGIVLFVCDSLIILFALALVGWFKAILSISCIFIASSIIGRYKKSPIKEMERDQEAQLVGKSLHS, from the coding sequence ATGAATCTTTTAAAAAAGCTTATTTTCGTGCTAATTGGACTTATCATTACATCACTTGGAATTAAACTATTATCAGATAGCTTGCTAACATTTGGGGGAACAGCGGGTATTGCTACAATTCTAACATATGTAACGAATGTACCATGGGGTGTTCTATTCTTTATCGTAAATTTACCGTTTTTCATTATTTCCATTCAAGAATTAGGCAAATGGTTTACAATCTCTAGTCTTTTATCAATAACTGGGATTTCATTTATACGAGAGTGGTTCGATCTAGTTATCCCAGCGTTTGAAATTAATATTGTTATCGCATCTATTATTTCTGGCCTGCTGATCGGCTTTGGTGTTACATTTGTTCTAAATAATGGTTCTTCACTTGGTGGAATACACATATTAGGGTTGTATATTGATAAGAAATTTAGCATTAATCGAGGAATTGTTCTATTCGTATGCGACTCTCTAATCATTTTATTTGCTTTAGCATTGGTAGGTTGGTTTAAGGCAATATTATCAATTTCATGCATATTTATAGCTAGTAGTATTATTGGACGTTATAAAAAATCTCCAATAAAAGAAATGGAACGAGATCAAGAAGCTCAATTGGTAGGTAAAAGTTTACATTCATAA
- a CDS encoding HD-GYP domain-containing protein, producing the protein MKGIGNKNHFIETVQMKGLTISLIASADQTEIIHHKLEPNTRWALEPEEGWEALEYLIVVSGELKLSTNGGYEIYKTGDSFYRSPVKEHYVFQSIGTTEFLYVSSQPVFHRYSQISRDLMNLAISIEKKDGYTGDHCARISKLSMLVGEAMGLNSKQLLRLNMASFFHDIGKVKIPLDILLKPEKLTQEEWEIMKMHTSYGRQVLEETKLPLLMSAGLVVEQHHERYDGKGYPFGLAKDEIEVEASIISVVDSYDAMTTDRSYQKGRSKEEAILEINRCRGTMYNPIIVDVFNDVKHKL; encoded by the coding sequence ATGAAGGGGATAGGAAATAAGAATCATTTTATAGAAACAGTTCAAATGAAAGGTTTAACCATTTCACTTATCGCTTCAGCTGATCAGACTGAGATTATCCATCATAAGCTCGAACCAAATACTAGATGGGCTTTAGAACCTGAAGAAGGTTGGGAAGCACTCGAGTATTTAATTGTGGTTTCAGGAGAACTAAAACTGAGCACAAATGGTGGATATGAGATCTATAAAACTGGAGATTCATTTTATAGAAGTCCTGTAAAGGAACATTATGTTTTTCAATCAATAGGGACAACCGAATTTTTGTACGTTTCCTCGCAACCTGTATTTCATCGTTACAGTCAAATTTCTAGAGATTTAATGAACTTGGCAATATCGATCGAAAAAAAGGATGGTTATACTGGGGACCATTGTGCTAGAATTAGTAAACTATCGATGCTAGTTGGCGAAGCAATGGGATTAAATTCAAAACAGCTTTTACGCCTAAATATGGCCTCCTTCTTTCATGATATTGGTAAAGTTAAAATTCCTTTAGACATTTTACTAAAGCCTGAAAAACTCACTCAAGAAGAATGGGAAATAATGAAAATGCATACCTCCTATGGGAGACAAGTTCTAGAGGAGACAAAGCTACCATTATTAATGAGCGCTGGTCTTGTTGTCGAACAACACCATGAACGTTACGACGGGAAAGGCTACCCATTTGGGTTAGCTAAAGATGAGATTGAGGTAGAGGCTTCTATTATATCTGTTGTAGATTCATATGATGCCATGACAACTGATCGTTCTTATCAAAAGGGAAGATCAAAGGAAGAAGCCATTTTAGAAATTAACCGTTGTCGTGGAACGATGTATAATCCAATCATTGTCGATGTGTTTAATGATGTGAAGCACAAACTTTAG
- a CDS encoding nitrate/nitrite transporter — translation MKSQKHQLPLQTLSLTAGFMVWVLISSLMPNIKQDIDLTDQEIALVTAIPVILGSLLRIPIGYYTNRFGARITFTISFLILLFPVFYLSYANSLIDLIIGGLLVGVGGATFSIGVTSLPKYYKKEKHGLINGIYGAGNIGTAITAFLAPVMANTFGWGNTVRFYLVLLFVFALFNFILGDRKEHKVNLPIMKQIKEVYRNQTLWFLCLFYFITFGAFVAFTIYLPNFLVNHFGLDPVGAGMRTAGFIALATVLRPVGGWLADKFNTYFILMLVFAGLTFSGVLLSFSPTIELYTVGVLTVAFCAGIGNGTIFKLVPQYFTKQAGIVNGIVAAMGGLGGFFPPLVLTAVFNFTGHYAIGFMALSEFALLSFVIVVWMYFQEKLSIENKIIENTALGLMITNPNGVIQKVNPAFTKVTGFTLAEAVGKKPNLLQSGQHSKSFYKDLWDKVKKNGYWQGEIWNKRKNGEIYPEWLTISQVSNDAGEVKYYIGQFSDISEEKRMNI, via the coding sequence ATGAAGAGTCAAAAACATCAATTACCTCTTCAGACGTTAAGTTTAACAGCGGGTTTTATGGTTTGGGTATTAATTTCTTCCTTAATGCCAAATATTAAACAAGATATCGACTTAACAGATCAAGAAATTGCACTGGTAACAGCGATTCCAGTTATACTAGGTTCCTTATTGCGTATTCCAATAGGATATTACACAAATCGTTTTGGTGCACGAATCACTTTTACAATCAGTTTTCTCATTTTGCTTTTTCCAGTCTTTTATCTTAGCTATGCGAACTCATTAATAGATTTAATTATCGGTGGGTTGTTAGTAGGAGTTGGTGGAGCAACATTCTCAATTGGGGTAACATCTCTTCCTAAATACTACAAGAAAGAAAAACATGGTTTAATTAATGGTATTTATGGTGCAGGTAATATTGGAACTGCAATAACTGCTTTCTTAGCACCAGTCATGGCAAATACTTTTGGATGGGGAAATACAGTACGGTTTTATTTAGTGCTTTTATTCGTATTTGCCTTATTCAATTTCATCCTCGGTGACAGAAAAGAACACAAAGTTAATCTCCCTATCATGAAACAAATTAAAGAGGTTTATCGGAATCAAACGTTATGGTTTTTATGTCTATTTTATTTCATTACATTTGGTGCATTTGTTGCTTTTACGATTTATTTACCAAATTTCCTTGTGAATCATTTCGGTCTTGATCCTGTTGGAGCTGGCATGCGTACAGCCGGATTTATTGCTTTAGCAACAGTGTTACGACCTGTTGGTGGATGGTTAGCTGACAAATTTAACACGTACTTCATCTTAATGCTTGTTTTTGCAGGTCTTACCTTTTCTGGTGTCCTATTATCCTTCTCCCCTACTATCGAACTTTACACAGTTGGAGTTTTAACAGTAGCATTTTGTGCAGGTATAGGTAATGGAACTATTTTTAAGCTAGTACCGCAATATTTCACTAAGCAAGCTGGAATTGTAAATGGAATTGTTGCTGCAATGGGTGGTCTTGGGGGCTTTTTTCCACCACTTGTCTTAACTGCAGTCTTTAATTTTACTGGTCACTATGCCATAGGCTTTATGGCTTTATCTGAATTTGCTCTACTTAGTTTTGTAATTGTCGTCTGGATGTACTTTCAAGAAAAACTTAGCATTGAAAATAAAATCATTGAAAATACAGCCTTAGGATTGATGATTACAAATCCTAATGGTGTGATTCAAAAAGTAAATCCAGCATTTACAAAGGTAACTGGCTTTACTTTAGCAGAGGCCGTTGGAAAAAAACCAAATCTATTACAATCAGGACAACATAGCAAATCATTTTATAAGGATCTATGGGATAAGGTGAAAAAGAATGGTTACTGGCAAGGTGAGATTTGGAACAAACGTAAAAATGGTGAAATTTACCCTGAGTGGTTAACAATAAGTCAAGTAAGCAATGATGCTGGCGAAGTAAAATATTATATTGGACAATTTAGTGATATTTCTGAAGAAAAACGAATGAATATATAG
- a CDS encoding alpha/beta hydrolase — protein sequence MQHIFKEGTDHKLPTLLLLHGTGGNERDLLPIADMIAPNASVLGVRGNVLENGMPRFFRRLAEGVFDEEDLIFRTNELNEFISDMADQYQFNRNNVVAIGYSNGANIAASLMYHYNRALKGAILLHAMVPRRGIQIPDLSETSIFIGAGTNDPIIPPAETKELADALKLAKADVTEHWGDAGHQLTREEIIKAKEWFEKNYTK from the coding sequence ATGCAACATATTTTCAAAGAAGGAACAGATCACAAACTCCCTACTTTACTATTACTTCATGGTACAGGTGGAAATGAACGAGATTTATTACCAATAGCTGATATGATTGCTCCAAATGCATCTGTACTTGGGGTAAGAGGCAATGTCCTTGAAAATGGAATGCCACGGTTTTTTCGCCGTCTAGCTGAAGGTGTGTTTGATGAGGAAGATTTGATTTTTCGTACAAATGAACTAAACGAATTCATTTCAGACATGGCAGATCAGTATCAATTCAATCGAAACAATGTAGTTGCGATTGGGTATTCAAATGGGGCCAACATTGCTGCTAGTCTTATGTATCATTACAACAGGGCTCTAAAAGGAGCAATTTTATTACACGCAATGGTTCCTAGAAGAGGAATCCAAATACCTGATTTGTCTGAAACCTCTATTTTTATTGGAGCAGGCACAAACGATCCAATCATTCCACCAGCCGAAACAAAGGAGCTTGCTGATGCATTAAAACTAGCGAAAGCTGATGTCACCGAGCATTGGGGAGATGCTGGTCACCAGTTAACGAGAGAGGAAATAATTAAAGCAAAAGAATGGTTTGAAAAAAACTATACGAAATAA
- a CDS encoding SOS response-associated peptidase — protein sequence MCGRFSLATEQPILQDQFDFIFNEELDYRYNIAPSQNILVIGSNGQERVGTKMQWGLVPPWSKETKIGYKMINARAETLDEKVSFKQPFKKKRCLILSDGFYEWKKQGKEKQPYRFIMKDRRPFAFAGLWECWDKGDKPLYTCTIITTTPNELTKDVHDRMPVILPPSEYDLWLDRDVQDTEKLKTLLVPFNDQLMDVYSVSSIVNSPKNESAKCLEPTNSL from the coding sequence ATGTGTGGACGCTTTTCATTAGCAACCGAACAACCGATTTTACAAGACCAATTTGACTTCATTTTTAATGAAGAACTTGATTACCGATATAATATTGCTCCCTCGCAAAATATTTTAGTAATTGGTTCAAATGGACAGGAACGAGTTGGAACGAAAATGCAATGGGGTCTTGTACCGCCTTGGTCAAAGGAGACGAAAATTGGGTACAAGATGATAAATGCGAGAGCAGAAACATTAGATGAAAAGGTAAGTTTTAAACAGCCTTTTAAGAAAAAAAGATGTTTAATTTTAAGTGATGGTTTTTACGAATGGAAAAAACAAGGGAAAGAAAAGCAACCTTATCGGTTTATAATGAAGGATCGTCGACCATTTGCTTTTGCAGGTCTTTGGGAGTGTTGGGATAAAGGAGACAAACCACTTTACACATGCACAATTATAACAACAACACCTAATGAATTAACGAAGGATGTCCATGACAGAATGCCAGTTATTCTTCCCCCCTCAGAATATGACCTTTGGTTGGATAGAGATGTCCAAGACACAGAAAAACTCAAAACGCTACTAGTACCATTTAACGACCAATTAATGGATGTATACTCTGTTTCAAGCATTGTGAATTCACCGAAAAATGAATCAGCAAAATGTTTAGAACCTACTAATAGTCTATAA
- a CDS encoding aldo/keto reductase: MKNLQSTTTLHNGIEMPWFGLGVFKVKDGSEVINSVKAAIEAGYKSIDTAAIYGNEEGVGKAIAESNVPREELFITTKVWNSEQGYDSTLAAFDESMKKLGLEYLDLYLIHWPVPEQNKYKETWKALETLYKDGRVRAIGVSNFKEHHLKDLLEDCEVVPMVNQVEYHPRLTQTSLHEFCKQNRIQLEAWSPLMQGGLFEEPTLQEIARKYGKSTAQVILRWDLQNEVVTIPKSVKPHRIQENANIFDFELSSEDMEKINSLNQDQRVGSDPDVMNKL, translated from the coding sequence ATGAAAAACTTGCAAAGCACGACTACATTACATAATGGAATTGAAATGCCTTGGTTTGGTTTAGGAGTATTCAAGGTGAAAGATGGATCAGAAGTCATTAATTCAGTTAAAGCAGCGATAGAAGCAGGTTACAAAAGTATTGATACAGCGGCTATTTATGGTAATGAAGAGGGTGTTGGTAAAGCAATTGCAGAATCAAATGTACCTCGCGAAGAATTATTTATTACAACAAAGGTGTGGAACTCGGAACAAGGCTATGATTCCACTTTAGCTGCTTTTGATGAGAGCATGAAAAAGCTAGGACTTGAATACTTAGATTTATATCTTATTCACTGGCCAGTTCCGGAACAAAATAAATACAAAGAAACATGGAAAGCACTTGAAACGTTATATAAAGATGGCCGAGTTCGTGCAATAGGTGTCAGCAACTTCAAAGAGCATCATCTAAAGGATTTATTGGAGGATTGTGAAGTGGTACCAATGGTTAACCAAGTGGAATACCATCCACGTTTAACTCAAACAAGTCTTCATGAGTTCTGTAAACAAAATCGTATTCAGCTTGAAGCATGGTCCCCACTAATGCAAGGCGGCTTATTTGAAGAACCAACACTTCAAGAAATTGCTAGAAAATATGGAAAATCGACTGCTCAAGTCATCCTACGGTGGGATTTACAAAACGAAGTTGTGACAATTCCGAAATCAGTTAAACCTCATCGTATTCAGGAAAATGCGAATATCTTTGATTTTGAATTAAGCTCAGAAGATATGGAGAAAATTAATTCGCTTAATCAAGATCAACGCGTAGGATCTGATCCAGATGTTATGAATAAACTGTGA
- a CDS encoding spore coat protein: protein MQSQMNQVNIGAHEIMDCHEVLCNTINGINLFQLYQPYCQDQELKNILQNQLSFMTNEYNSLVNALKHKVNINRLPNVKVNMNFSPSYGIGSNPVPEAPNASINQMNDRDISSGMLGCHKTGAVQKMHAALECTDSQIREMMIQSAKNCADQAYEIWSYMNNKGYYHVPTFDQTTTQSMINSYQPSSLYNNQQQSI, encoded by the coding sequence GTGCAGAGCCAAATGAATCAAGTAAACATCGGTGCTCATGAAATCATGGATTGTCATGAAGTACTTTGCAATACAATTAATGGTATCAATCTGTTTCAACTTTACCAACCATATTGTCAAGATCAAGAGCTTAAAAATATTTTACAAAATCAACTATCTTTCATGACAAATGAGTATAATTCTTTAGTTAATGCTCTAAAACACAAAGTAAATATCAATCGTTTACCTAATGTGAAAGTGAATATGAACTTTTCGCCAAGCTATGGTATAGGCAGTAATCCTGTTCCAGAGGCTCCAAACGCTTCAATCAATCAAATGAATGATCGTGATATTTCATCTGGAATGTTAGGGTGTCATAAGACTGGAGCTGTACAAAAAATGCATGCAGCTTTAGAATGTACGGATTCACAAATAAGAGAAATGATGATTCAGAGTGCGAAAAATTGTGCAGATCAAGCATATGAAATTTGGAGTTATATGAACAACAAAGGTTATTATCATGTACCAACCTTTGATCAGACTACTACACAATCTATGATAAACAGCTACCAGCCAAGCAGTTTATATAATAACCAACAACAATCAATATAA
- a CDS encoding ring-cleaving dioxygenase, with translation MNIKPLLGIHHVSALTANAKENYHFYTKVLGLRLVKKTVNQDDTSVYHLFYADERGNPGTDLTFFEIPHSGRTYPGTNSITATSLRVKDNKALHYWKNRFEQFNVDHDEISNESGRATLSFRDQEGQRLILVSDENNVGVAGGKPWANSPVPQENGVVGLGPVHLTVSRPERTIKVLTDLMGFREKDGYTKDEDQKQVRVFETGEGGTGAEIHVSELDQVGRERPGRGSVHHVAFRVEDVEELNKWVDILNANHLSNSGFVERYYFRSLYFREPNGILFELATDGPGFEGDEDFEHLGEKLALPPYFEAQRKEIEARLEPLDTEQ, from the coding sequence ATGAATATTAAGCCGTTATTAGGCATCCATCATGTTTCAGCACTTACTGCAAATGCAAAAGAAAACTATCATTTCTATACGAAAGTATTAGGTTTAAGACTAGTTAAAAAAACTGTCAACCAGGATGATACATCTGTTTATCATTTATTTTATGCCGATGAGCGAGGAAATCCAGGTACAGATTTAACATTCTTTGAAATTCCTCATTCTGGTAGAACATACCCTGGGACGAATAGTATTACTGCTACATCTTTACGTGTGAAAGATAATAAGGCACTCCACTATTGGAAGAATCGCTTTGAGCAATTTAATGTTGATCATGATGAAATAAGCAATGAAAGTGGAAGAGCAACACTTTCATTTCGCGATCAAGAGGGTCAGCGTTTAATACTAGTATCTGATGAAAATAATGTAGGTGTAGCAGGTGGGAAACCTTGGGCTAACAGCCCTGTTCCACAAGAAAATGGTGTAGTTGGACTAGGGCCGGTTCATTTAACAGTGTCACGTCCTGAGCGAACAATAAAGGTATTAACAGATTTAATGGGCTTTCGAGAAAAGGATGGTTACACAAAAGATGAGGATCAAAAACAAGTCCGAGTCTTTGAAACAGGAGAAGGTGGAACTGGAGCAGAAATACACGTAAGTGAATTAGATCAGGTGGGACGTGAGAGACCAGGTCGTGGAAGTGTTCACCATGTCGCTTTTCGTGTGGAAGATGTAGAAGAATTAAACAAATGGGTAGACATATTAAATGCAAATCATTTGTCTAATTCTGGGTTTGTAGAACGTTATTATTTCCGTTCATTATATTTTAGAGAGCCTAATGGTATATTATTTGAGCTAGCGACAGATGGTCCGGGTTTTGAAGGGGACGAAGATTTCGAACATTTAGGAGAAAAACTAGCATTGCCACCATACTTTGAAGCGCAAAGAAAAGAAATAGAAGCAAGACTAGAACCATTAGATACGGAACAATAG
- the dacB gene encoding D-alanyl-D-alanine carboxypeptidase/D-alanyl-D-alanine endopeptidase, which yields MAKPLFCLFLCVLVYFFPIKDSRVIANTNRQTFVSEHQLNELLSNHPSLQGAIAGVSVRSASSGELLYTYNGDTRLTPASNMKLFTAAAALTTLGKDYTFHTDLLTDGSIKWNVLAGNLYIKGKGDPTLLPENFDQFAKELKLKGIKMISGDLIGDDSWYDQVRYSIDVPWSDEAAYYGAATSALTASPDKEYDAGTIIIEVSPNEKMNKTAKVVVRPQTSIINIINKTQTVSSDVTSNIKISRGHGNNVITIEGNIPLKASNLKERIAVWEPTKYALDLLIQSLKKQDIKILGSIKVGTTPEHAELLLSHQSMSLSELLIPFMKLSNNGHGELLIKEMGKVFKGNGSWEDGLEVEQVALTTLGIRMQEIEIRDGSGISHMNLVPANEITALLYHAKQMDWFPTFEASLPIAGNTDKMIGGTLRKRMKNVALKDNVKAKTGTLTNVSSLSGFINANNGETFIFSILLNHLKDEASGKQIEEQIIKILANNEI from the coding sequence ATGGCAAAACCGTTATTTTGTTTGTTTTTATGCGTATTAGTCTATTTTTTCCCAATAAAGGATAGCCGAGTGATTGCAAATACAAATAGACAAACTTTTGTATCAGAGCACCAATTAAATGAACTACTTAGTAATCATCCATCTCTACAAGGGGCGATTGCTGGGGTCAGTGTTCGATCAGCTTCATCTGGGGAATTATTGTATACATATAATGGTGACACACGTTTAACCCCTGCTTCAAATATGAAGCTGTTTACTGCAGCAGCAGCGTTAACAACATTAGGAAAGGATTATACCTTTCATACAGACTTATTAACAGATGGATCTATTAAATGGAATGTACTTGCGGGAAATTTATATATAAAAGGAAAAGGAGATCCAACACTTTTGCCTGAGAATTTTGATCAATTCGCTAAAGAGTTAAAATTGAAGGGGATTAAAATGATCAGTGGCGATTTAATTGGAGATGATTCTTGGTATGATCAAGTTCGCTATTCAATTGATGTACCTTGGAGTGATGAAGCAGCTTATTATGGTGCAGCAACAAGTGCGCTAACTGCATCACCAGATAAGGAATATGATGCAGGGACAATTATTATTGAGGTTAGTCCGAATGAGAAAATGAATAAAACTGCTAAAGTTGTTGTCCGACCCCAAACGAGTATTATAAACATAATTAATAAAACTCAAACAGTTTCCTCGGATGTAACAAGTAACATTAAAATCTCAAGAGGGCATGGTAATAATGTCATTACAATTGAAGGTAATATTCCATTAAAAGCGTCTAATCTGAAAGAAAGGATTGCAGTTTGGGAGCCGACAAAATATGCTTTGGACTTACTAATACAATCCTTGAAAAAACAAGATATTAAGATACTAGGTAGTATTAAAGTAGGAACTACGCCTGAACATGCAGAATTACTACTTTCTCATCAATCGATGTCATTGTCAGAACTGTTAATACCCTTTATGAAATTGAGCAACAATGGCCATGGTGAACTATTAATTAAAGAAATGGGAAAAGTGTTTAAAGGGAATGGTAGCTGGGAAGATGGATTAGAGGTTGAACAAGTTGCCTTAACAACACTGGGTATACGAATGCAAGAGATTGAAATAAGAGATGGTTCAGGTATTTCACATATGAATCTTGTTCCAGCGAATGAAATCACTGCCTTGTTATATCATGCTAAGCAAATGGACTGGTTCCCTACATTTGAAGCATCATTACCTATAGCAGGTAATACAGACAAAATGATTGGTGGAACATTGCGAAAAAGGATGAAAAACGTTGCTTTAAAGGATAATGTAAAAGCAAAAACAGGAACACTTACAAATGTTAGCTCACTATCGGGGTTTATAAATGCAAATAATGGTGAAACCTTTATTTTTTCAATCTTACTTAACCATTTAAAAGATGAGGCCAGTGGAAAACAAATTGAAGAACAAATTATTAAGATATTAGCAAATAATGAAATCTAA
- a CDS encoding SDR family oxidoreductase: MKVLVVGANGQIGKQLIRLLKESNGYTVRAMVRNEEQVQEFKQNGVEAVMADLEGSVEDIVNAASGCDAIVFTAGSGGHTGADKTLLIDLDGAGKTIEAAEKANIKRFVMVSALQAQKRENWNEKIKPYYVAKHYADKTLMQSNLTYTIIRPGGLLNEPGTGKITVGENLTRMTISREDVARTIFACLKEEHTYNQSFDLVSGDEWIADALKKM; this comes from the coding sequence ATGAAAGTTTTAGTAGTAGGTGCAAATGGACAAATTGGAAAACAACTCATTCGATTACTAAAAGAAAGTAATGGATATACAGTTAGAGCTATGGTTAGAAACGAAGAACAGGTCCAAGAATTTAAGCAAAACGGTGTAGAGGCTGTAATGGCTGACTTAGAAGGCAGTGTAGAAGATATCGTAAATGCTGCTAGCGGTTGTGATGCAATTGTTTTTACAGCTGGTTCTGGAGGACACACTGGGGCAGATAAAACATTATTAATTGACCTTGATGGTGCAGGAAAAACAATTGAAGCCGCAGAAAAAGCAAATATTAAACGTTTTGTAATGGTGAGCGCGCTCCAGGCTCAGAAAAGGGAAAATTGGAATGAAAAAATAAAACCTTATTACGTGGCAAAGCATTATGCTGACAAAACACTAATGCAATCTAATTTAACTTATACAATAATTCGTCCAGGTGGACTATTAAATGAACCAGGTACAGGTAAAATAACGGTTGGTGAAAACCTAACAAGAATGACAATTTCAAGGGAAGATGTAGCTAGAACAATTTTTGCATGCTTAAAGGAAGAACATACATATAATCAATCATTTGATCTTGTTTCAGGGGATGAATGGATAGCTGATGCATTGAAAAAAATGTAA